A single genomic interval of Nocardioides nitrophenolicus harbors:
- a CDS encoding GNAT family N-acetyltransferase — translation MNPPPRHPDPPRLRPAAPGEAAALTELALRSKGHWGYDAAFLESCRDELTVREDELGARRTVVAELPDGRIAGFRTLEGEPPVGVLGMMFVDPDAIGRGIGGALARHLVAEARAAGFTRLTIDADPNAEAFYLAQGAVRVGATPSGSIPGRVLPLLELRLEPAGHC, via the coding sequence GTGAACCCGCCACCGCGGCACCCGGACCCGCCCCGCCTGCGCCCCGCCGCTCCCGGCGAGGCCGCCGCGCTGACCGAGCTCGCGCTGCGCTCGAAGGGCCACTGGGGCTACGACGCCGCCTTCCTCGAGTCCTGTCGCGACGAGCTGACGGTGCGCGAGGACGAGCTCGGCGCCCGTCGTACGGTCGTCGCGGAGCTTCCCGACGGCCGGATCGCCGGCTTCCGCACCCTCGAGGGCGAGCCGCCGGTGGGGGTGCTCGGGATGATGTTCGTCGACCCGGACGCGATCGGCCGCGGCATCGGGGGCGCCCTGGCCCGCCACCTGGTCGCGGAGGCCCGGGCCGCCGGGTTCACCCGGCTGACCATCGACGCCGACCCGAACGCCGAGGCGTTCTACCTGGCGCAGGGCGCGGTCCGGGTCGGCGCGACGCCGTCCGGCTCGATCCCGGGCCGGGTGCTGCCGCTCCTCGAGCTGCGGCTCGAGCCCGCCGGCCACTGCTAG
- a CDS encoding GNAT family N-acetyltransferase, producing MAPMTVRLATPADAFVVGGLLFDFNTEFEAPTPSAADLGDRFTALLARTDVLVVLAEDPATAAPTGFGYLTLRPTPYGDGPLAQLEELYVLPSLRDQGVGTALITRALSEVRDRGAIEMHINVDEVDVDTRRFYERHGFTNIEPGADYRMLCYVQELA from the coding sequence ATGGCTCCCATGACCGTCCGACTCGCCACCCCCGCCGACGCCTTCGTCGTCGGCGGCCTGCTCTTCGACTTCAACACCGAGTTCGAGGCGCCCACGCCGAGCGCCGCCGACCTCGGCGACCGGTTCACCGCGCTGCTGGCGCGCACCGACGTGCTCGTCGTCCTGGCCGAGGACCCGGCGACCGCCGCCCCCACCGGGTTCGGCTACCTCACCCTGCGCCCCACGCCGTACGGCGACGGCCCGCTCGCCCAGCTCGAGGAGCTGTACGTCCTGCCGAGCCTGCGCGACCAGGGCGTCGGCACCGCGCTGATCACCCGCGCGCTCAGCGAGGTCCGCGACCGCGGCGCGATCGAGATGCACATCAACGTCGACGAGGTCGACGTCGACACCCGGCGGTTCTACGAGCGGCACGGGTTCACGAACATCGAGCCCGGCGCCGACTACCGGATGCTCTGCTACGTCCAGGAGCTCGCGTGA
- a CDS encoding TetR/AcrR family transcriptional regulator: MSDPARKRRPYAARVPMAERREQLLDAALTIIDRDGYDGVSIDAIAREAGVTRPVVYGAYDGLGPLLTALLDRQQQRALTQLYAALPLTALTSPPVDIVERAVPALHAMVLADPVTWRAILQSPANVPDLVRERIEGDRSRVQATIALMVTAVLPGADAEVLAHAVLALLEHFGQLALAEPERFSAERLTAAARAMIGAWLP, encoded by the coding sequence ATGTCCGATCCGGCCCGCAAGCGTCGCCCGTACGCCGCCCGGGTGCCGATGGCCGAGCGCCGCGAGCAGCTCCTCGACGCCGCGCTCACGATCATCGACCGCGACGGGTACGACGGCGTCTCGATCGACGCGATCGCGCGGGAGGCCGGGGTGACCCGCCCGGTGGTGTACGGCGCCTACGACGGCCTGGGCCCGCTGCTGACCGCGCTGCTCGACCGCCAGCAGCAGCGGGCGCTCACCCAGCTCTACGCGGCGCTCCCCCTCACCGCGCTGACCAGTCCGCCGGTCGACATCGTCGAGCGCGCGGTGCCGGCCCTGCACGCGATGGTGCTGGCCGATCCCGTCACCTGGCGCGCGATCCTGCAGTCGCCGGCGAACGTGCCCGATCTCGTCCGGGAGCGGATCGAGGGCGATCGCTCCCGGGTCCAGGCGACGATCGCGCTGATGGTCACGGCGGTCCTCCCGGGTGCGGACGCCGAGGTGCTCGCCCACGCGGTGCTCGCGCTGCTCGAGCACTTCGGCCAGCTCGCGCTCGCCGAGCCCGAGCGGTTCAGCGCCGAGCGGCTGACCGCGGCCGCGCGCGCGATGATCGGGGCATGGCTCCCATGA
- a CDS encoding oxygenase MpaB family protein — protein sequence MAILKCTRELTPAEDYGFFGPGSVTWKVWSYPTSLTIGFSRAVVVEELDPNLVASVDHTQDIYRRPKTRYDRTIHYFALVAFGDSRTTAHAADVLVKVHSKAIGTEPYGGGRYDANDPDSQLWILVTGWHSVLKAYEMYGPGRLSEAEEAQYWAECARAAELQTCSPDDVPRSRAELHAYYERMRPVMSGSPIARRAMAHLMDVGQLVEVPWPLRPAQWLVALFFRAGVIATLPHWMRELGGVTQPRVMDVVARPVLRATFAALSVSRRLQLRILALLSPSTVPVVAPVLLGVPPVTPELLTPTQAQARYGYDRPAEAHLAWRAQQHAKVFGRGEAPSDAGLVESEAVLGRLG from the coding sequence ATGGCGATCCTCAAGTGCACCCGCGAGCTCACGCCGGCCGAGGACTACGGCTTCTTCGGGCCCGGGTCGGTGACCTGGAAGGTCTGGTCGTACCCGACCTCGTTGACCATCGGCTTCAGCCGGGCGGTCGTCGTCGAGGAGCTGGACCCCAACCTGGTGGCGTCCGTGGACCACACCCAGGACATCTATCGGCGGCCGAAGACCCGCTACGACCGCACCATCCACTACTTCGCCCTGGTCGCCTTCGGTGACAGCCGCACGACCGCCCACGCCGCCGACGTACTGGTCAAGGTGCACAGCAAGGCGATCGGCACCGAGCCCTACGGCGGCGGTCGCTACGACGCCAACGACCCCGACTCGCAGCTGTGGATCCTGGTCACCGGGTGGCACTCGGTGCTCAAGGCGTACGAGATGTACGGTCCCGGCCGGCTGTCGGAGGCCGAGGAGGCGCAGTACTGGGCGGAGTGCGCCCGGGCAGCGGAGCTGCAGACCTGCTCGCCCGACGACGTGCCGCGCTCGCGCGCCGAGCTGCACGCCTACTACGAGCGGATGCGGCCGGTCATGTCCGGCTCGCCGATCGCCCGGCGCGCGATGGCGCACCTGATGGACGTCGGGCAGCTGGTCGAGGTGCCCTGGCCGCTCCGCCCGGCGCAGTGGCTCGTCGCGCTCTTCTTCCGGGCGGGGGTGATCGCGACCCTGCCGCACTGGATGCGGGAGCTGGGCGGCGTGACCCAGCCGCGGGTCATGGACGTCGTCGCGCGACCCGTGCTGCGCGCCACCTTCGCCGCGCTGTCGGTGAGCAGGCGGCTGCAGCTGCGGATCCTGGCGCTGCTGTCCCCCAGCACGGTCCCGGTGGTCGCGCCGGTCCTGCTCGGCGTGCCGCCGGTGACCCCGGAGCTGCTGACGCCGACGCAGGCCCAGGCCCGCTACGGGTACGACCGGCCCGCCGAGGCGCACCTCGCCTGGCGCGCTCAGCAGCACGCCAAGGTCTTCGGTCGCGGCGAGGCGCCCAGCGACGCCGGCCTGGTCGAGTCGGAGGCCGTGTTGGGGCGCCTCGGCTGA
- a CDS encoding ABC transporter permease produces MYLALRELRVARGRFVLVGAVIALVAMLTTMLSGLANGLVDDGISGLRRLPLTHLAFQQGADETFSRSTLNAADLERWSGVDGVEASPLGVSFVNARTASGTTVDIALFGVPARSFLAPRHDAEQALAGPPGLVLSHEFEEQGIRVGDELTIVGVDEQVPVLGFTYAGSYGHVDIAFTSLETWQSLLYGDNARGRFSAIALAGDPDAIAAAAEETDGLAVVTKEQAYAGSPGYAGETQTMAMIRWFLLVISALIVGAFFVVWTMQRARQIALLKALGASRGYVGRDAVGQLLVVLLVATALGGLVAFGVGGLVERSAVPFRLAAAPALSALGLLVGAGLLGCLAGIRRVVSVDPALALRSSD; encoded by the coding sequence ATGTACCTCGCGCTGAGGGAGCTGCGGGTCGCCCGCGGCCGGTTCGTCCTGGTCGGGGCGGTGATAGCGCTCGTGGCGATGCTGACCACGATGCTGTCGGGTCTGGCCAACGGGCTGGTCGACGACGGCATCTCCGGACTGCGCCGACTCCCGCTCACCCACCTCGCGTTCCAGCAGGGCGCCGACGAGACCTTCAGCCGGTCCACGCTCAACGCCGCGGACCTGGAGCGCTGGAGCGGTGTCGACGGCGTCGAGGCGTCGCCCCTGGGCGTGTCCTTCGTCAACGCCCGGACCGCCTCCGGGACGACCGTCGACATCGCCCTGTTCGGCGTACCCGCCCGCTCCTTCCTCGCCCCGCGCCACGACGCCGAGCAGGCGCTCGCCGGTCCGCCCGGCCTGGTGCTCAGCCACGAGTTCGAGGAGCAGGGGATCCGGGTCGGCGACGAGCTCACCATCGTCGGCGTCGACGAGCAGGTGCCGGTCCTCGGGTTCACCTACGCCGGCTCGTACGGTCACGTCGACATCGCGTTCACCAGCCTCGAGACCTGGCAGTCGCTCCTGTACGGCGACAACGCCCGCGGCCGCTTCTCCGCGATCGCCCTCGCCGGCGACCCCGACGCCATCGCCGCCGCGGCCGAGGAGACGGACGGCCTCGCGGTCGTCACCAAGGAGCAGGCCTACGCCGGCTCGCCCGGCTACGCCGGCGAGACCCAGACCATGGCGATGATCCGCTGGTTCCTGCTCGTCATCTCCGCGCTCATCGTCGGCGCCTTCTTCGTGGTGTGGACCATGCAGCGGGCGCGCCAGATCGCGCTGCTCAAGGCGCTCGGCGCCTCTCGCGGGTATGTCGGCCGGGACGCGGTCGGACAGCTGCTCGTCGTGCTCCTGGTCGCCACCGCGCTCGGCGGCCTGGTCGCCTTCGGGGTCGGCGGACTCGTCGAGCGCAGCGCCGTGCCCTTCCGGCTGGCCGCCGCCCCCGCGCTGTCGGCACTCGGCCTGCTCGTCGGCGCCGGCCTGCTCGGCTGCCTCGCCGGCATCCGCCGGGTCGTCTCGGTCGATCCCGCCCTGGCGCTGCGCAGCTCGGACTGA
- a CDS encoding ABC transporter ATP-binding protein produces the protein MSLRLENITVAVPDGPARRVLLDRLDLEVHPRETVAVTGASGSGKSTLVAVAGLLRAPDEGRVLIGGTDATALGDRGRVRLRRDRIGIVFQSPNLLPALTAREQVEVVAHIAGALDSAARTRAVDLLTRVGLADRLDARPAELSGGERQRVGIARALMNEPSVVLADEPTASLDPERGQAVLGLLLDEARRVGAATVVVTHDPDQAARADRHLHLSAGGVQVGSTT, from the coding sequence ATGTCCCTCCGCCTGGAGAACATCACCGTCGCCGTCCCGGACGGTCCGGCACGTCGCGTCCTCCTCGACCGGCTCGACCTCGAGGTGCACCCCCGCGAGACGGTCGCGGTGACCGGCGCGTCGGGCTCGGGCAAGTCGACCCTGGTCGCCGTGGCCGGCCTGCTCCGCGCCCCCGACGAGGGCCGGGTGCTCATCGGCGGCACCGACGCCACGGCGCTCGGCGACCGGGGCCGGGTCCGGCTCCGGCGCGACCGGATCGGCATCGTGTTCCAGTCGCCCAACCTGCTGCCGGCCCTCACCGCGCGCGAGCAGGTCGAGGTGGTCGCCCACATCGCCGGCGCCCTCGACTCCGCCGCACGCACCCGCGCGGTCGACCTGCTCACCCGGGTCGGCCTGGCCGACCGCCTGGACGCCCGGCCCGCCGAGCTCTCGGGCGGCGAGCGGCAGCGGGTCGGCATCGCCCGCGCGCTGATGAACGAGCCGAGCGTCGTACTGGCCGACGAGCCCACGGCGTCCCTCGACCCGGAGCGGGGTCAGGCGGTGCTCGGCCTGCTCCTCGACGAGGCGCGCCGCGTCGGCGCCGCTACGGTGGTGGTCACCCACGACCCGGACCAGGCCGCCCGGGCGGACCGTCACCTGCACCTGAGCGCGGGCGGCGTCCAGGTGGGCAGCACCACCTGA
- a CDS encoding TetR/AcrR family transcriptional regulator has translation MPRITGASIAEHVAAQEAAVVAAAQRLFAERGVAAVTLGDIAAEVGLGRTSLYRYFPTKGHILQVWFDREMDPLLARAEAVVAEHGATVEALHAWLDVQLDFVTDEAHGALVEASGAAAELSPEIVAHFGQRHRELYATLGGILEAGGARTPEQGRVRALLVAGLVRSSAELVASGVPAAVVRAELHRAASAVAGLG, from the coding sequence ATGCCGCGGATCACCGGCGCCAGCATCGCCGAGCACGTCGCCGCCCAGGAGGCCGCGGTGGTCGCCGCCGCGCAGCGGCTGTTCGCGGAGCGCGGCGTCGCCGCGGTCACCCTCGGCGACATCGCCGCCGAGGTCGGCCTCGGCCGGACCTCGCTGTACCGCTACTTCCCGACGAAGGGACACATCCTCCAGGTCTGGTTCGACCGGGAGATGGACCCGCTGCTCGCCCGCGCCGAGGCGGTCGTCGCCGAGCACGGCGCCACGGTCGAGGCGCTGCACGCCTGGCTCGACGTCCAGCTCGACTTCGTCACCGACGAGGCGCACGGCGCCCTGGTCGAGGCGAGCGGGGCCGCGGCCGAGCTGTCCCCGGAGATCGTCGCGCACTTCGGGCAGCGGCACCGCGAGCTCTATGCGACGCTCGGCGGCATCCTCGAGGCCGGTGGCGCACGCACCCCGGAGCAGGGGCGGGTCCGCGCGCTCCTGGTGGCCGGGCTGGTGCGGTCGTCGGCGGAGCTCGTGGCCAGCGGCGTGCCGGCGGCCGTCGTACGCGCGGAGCTGCACCGGGCCGCGTCGGCGGTGGCGGGGCTCGGCTGA
- a CDS encoding pentapeptide repeat-containing protein, with the protein MTDRRPAAPTPPPTPPTDSEVVAARWDGEDLSGRSFQRIAFVDVDLTDVVARGATFEECSFRDCELNGGKFTDTGFLNCTFTKSTFFGARFEGCKLVGSRFERCRFGPVEIVGGNWQFVGLGGADLRQATIRRATFREADLSGARLSGATVHHVDLGGAWLHQTDLSGADLRGSDLSSLDPAAAALGKAVIDLDQAVVLARALGLKVEEAVPMES; encoded by the coding sequence ATGACCGACCGACGACCCGCCGCACCCACCCCGCCGCCCACCCCGCCGACCGACTCGGAGGTGGTCGCCGCGCGCTGGGACGGCGAGGACCTGTCCGGTCGCAGCTTCCAGCGGATCGCCTTCGTCGACGTCGACCTGACCGATGTCGTCGCACGCGGCGCCACCTTCGAGGAGTGCAGCTTCCGCGACTGCGAGCTCAACGGCGGGAAGTTCACCGACACCGGGTTCCTCAACTGCACCTTCACCAAGTCGACCTTCTTCGGCGCGAGGTTCGAGGGCTGCAAGCTGGTCGGGTCGCGGTTCGAGCGGTGCCGGTTCGGGCCGGTCGAGATCGTGGGCGGCAACTGGCAGTTCGTCGGACTGGGCGGAGCCGACCTGCGCCAGGCGACGATCCGCCGCGCCACCTTCCGCGAGGCCGACCTCAGCGGAGCGCGCCTGTCGGGAGCCACGGTCCATCACGTCGACCTCGGTGGCGCCTGGCTCCACCAGACCGACCTGTCCGGAGCCGACCTGCGCGGTTCCGACCTGTCCTCGCTCGACCCGGCCGCCGCCGCGCTCGGCAAGGCCGTGATCGACCTCGACCAGGCCGTGGTGCTGGCCCGCGCGCTCGGGCTGAAGGTGGAGGAGGCGGTGCCGATGGAGTCCTGA
- a CDS encoding NAD(P)/FAD-dependent oxidoreductase: protein MNVVVVGGGLAAASAAAELREQGHTGDIVVVSGEPHPPYERPPLSKGLLLGTAEPESALVHPREWYDEHQVDLRTGTLATGIDLDRRRVHLESGELPYDRLLLATGATPRRLPMADGSGAPVAYLRTLDDALALRDRLTEGARIAIIGAGWIGLEVASAARQRGASVTVLESAPLPLQRVLGDEVATVFADLHRAHGVDLRLGVRVAGIEPDGAGVRIHVEGGDPVAADLLLVAVGVVPTDGIATSAGLAVDDGIQVDARLRTSDPHVFAAGDVADHDHPVLGTRIRVEHWDTAIQHGRQAARVMLGADEAYTRLPYFFTDQYDLGMEYVGHGAGYDGLVVRGDLGARQGSVLWLRGDRVVAGMHLNDWDAIEPLRGVVGGVATDAVRDPSVPLGELV, encoded by the coding sequence ATGAACGTCGTGGTGGTGGGCGGCGGCCTGGCCGCCGCCAGTGCGGCCGCCGAGCTGCGGGAGCAGGGCCACACCGGTGACATCGTCGTCGTGAGCGGCGAGCCGCACCCGCCGTACGAGCGTCCGCCGCTGTCCAAGGGCCTGCTGCTCGGCACGGCGGAGCCGGAGTCGGCGCTGGTCCACCCGCGTGAGTGGTACGACGAGCACCAGGTCGACCTCCGCACCGGCACCCTCGCGACCGGCATCGACCTCGACCGCAGGCGGGTGCACCTCGAATCCGGCGAGCTGCCGTACGACCGCCTGCTCCTGGCCACCGGCGCCACCCCGCGGCGGCTGCCGATGGCCGACGGGTCGGGCGCCCCGGTGGCGTACCTGCGCACGCTCGACGACGCGCTGGCGCTGCGCGACCGGCTCACCGAGGGCGCGCGGATCGCGATCATCGGCGCGGGCTGGATCGGCCTCGAGGTCGCCTCGGCCGCCCGGCAGCGCGGCGCGTCGGTGACGGTCCTGGAGTCCGCGCCGCTGCCGCTGCAGCGGGTGCTCGGCGACGAGGTGGCCACCGTCTTCGCCGACCTGCACCGCGCCCACGGCGTCGACCTGCGGCTGGGCGTCCGGGTGGCCGGGATCGAGCCGGACGGCGCCGGCGTACGCATCCACGTCGAGGGCGGCGACCCGGTCGCCGCCGACCTGCTCCTCGTCGCCGTGGGCGTCGTACCCACCGACGGCATCGCGACCAGCGCCGGCCTGGCCGTGGACGACGGCATCCAGGTCGACGCCCGGCTGCGCACCTCCGACCCGCACGTCTTCGCCGCCGGCGACGTCGCCGACCACGACCACCCCGTCCTCGGCACCCGGATCCGCGTCGAGCACTGGGACACCGCGATCCAGCACGGGCGGCAGGCCGCGCGGGTGATGCTGGGCGCGGACGAGGCGTACACGCGGCTGCCGTACTTCTTCACCGACCAGTACGACCTCGGGATGGAGTACGTCGGGCACGGCGCGGGCTACGACGGCCTGGTGGTGCGCGGGGATCTCGGTGCCCGGCAGGGGAGCGTGCTGTGGCTGCGCGGGGATCGGGTGGTGGCCGGGATGCACCTCAACGACTGGGATGCGATCGAGCCGCTGCGCGGGGTGGTCGGTGGGGTCGCTACGGACGCCGTCCGGGACCCGTCGGTGCCGCTCGGCGAGCTTGTGTAG